In Monodelphis domestica isolate mMonDom1 chromosome 3, mMonDom1.pri, whole genome shotgun sequence, the following proteins share a genomic window:
- the PAG1 gene encoding phosphoprotein associated with glycosphingolipid-enriched microdomains 1 — MGPEGSLLHSGQVHIIIWGSLAAVATFLLITFLIFLCSSCEREKKPKQQNGDHENLMNVPSDKEMFSHSVTSLGTELPASSEQNGGLTNGDILSEDSTVTCMQHYEEVQTSVSDLLDSQDSSGKSSKCHQSRELPRIPPNDTLDTILTTRNVDNDQGLGMEGPYEVLKDSSSQENMVEDCLYETVKEIKEVGTAANLEKSQNGRPNSVTALKEIQGSKPMNKAESAEYASVDRNKKSRQSVNAESILGNSLDVEDEAPPPVPVKLLDENENVQDKADGEAANTGATESTESQINKRLSSLSYKSREEDPTLTEEEISAMYSSVSKPGQTLKVPDSTYSCIQDVAPKRSPSSGNDLYATVRDFEKNPNMPPSAAHSNGEPEPDYEAIQSLNRDEDKPVSMTNGNHIAFPKENDYESIGDLHQSKDITRL; from the exons agaaaagaaaccaaaacaacaaaatgGTGACCACGAGAACTTGATGAATGTG cctTCAGATAAGGAGATGTTCAGCCATTCGGTCACTAGTCTGGGCACTGAACTTCCTGCTAGCAGTGAACAAAATGGGGGCCTTACCAATGGAGATA TTCTTTCAGAAGACAGTACTGTGACATGCATGCAACATTATGAAGAAGTACAGACTTCTGTTTCTGACCTTTTGGATTCCCAGGACAGTTCAGGAAAGTCATCAAAATGTCATCAGAGCCGGGAATTACCCAGAATTCCTCCCAATGACACCTTGGATACCATCCTTACCACAAGAAATGTGGACAATGACCAGGGTCTTGGGATGGAGGGACCATATGAAGTTCTCAAAGATAGTTCCTCACAGGAAAACATGGTGGAAGATTGTCTGTATGAAActgtgaaggaaataaaggaagtgGGAACAGCGGCCAACCTAGaaaaaagccaaaatggaagaccAAATTCTGTAACTGCCCTTAAAGAGATTCAGGGCTCTAAACCTATGAACAAAGCTGAGTCTGCAGAATATGCCTCTGTGGACCGAAATAAAAAAAGTCGACAGAGTGTCAATGCAGAGAGTATCCTTGGAAATTCTTTAGATGTAGAGGACGAAGCCCCGCCACCTGTCCCCGTAAAACTActtgatgaaaatgaaaatgtacaGGATAAAGCAGATGGGGAGGCAGCAAATACAGGGGCCACAGAGAGCACAGAGAGTCAAATCAACAAG AGACTTAGTTCGCTGTCCTACAAGTCTCGAGAGGAAGACCCAACTCTAACAGAAGAGGAG ATTTCTGCCATGTACTCCTCTGTGAGTAAGCCAGGACAGACTCTGAAAGTTCCAGATTCCACGTACTCCTGCATCCAAGATGTGGCCCCAAAGAGATCCCCATCTTCCGGCAATGATCTCTATGCCACTGTGCGGGACTTTGAGAAAAACCCAAACATGCCTCCCTCGGCAGCCCATTCCAATGGGGAACCGGAACCCGACTACGAAGCAATCCAGTCTTTAAACAGAGATGAAGACAAACCCGTGTCCATGACTAACGGTAACCACATCGcttttccaaaagaaaatgacTATGAGAGTATCGGAGACTTACATCAGAGCAAAGATATCACCAGACTTTAA